Genomic segment of Oncorhynchus tshawytscha isolate Ot180627B linkage group LG13, Otsh_v2.0, whole genome shotgun sequence:
CAGGTCTATAGAGGATGGTAGCCCCCATGCTGCAACCCAGAGAAGGCAGCTCTTTAGGTGAGTGTGCTCTCGACTGGTGGCTGAGTGGTACTGAATCTTGACCGTACTAGTAGCGTTTAGCTGAACACACTACCGGGCCTTTAATGACCAGTTTATTAGTCTAAATCAGTTGCTGGTCTGTGTGTCCTTCAGGGGTACCAGGGGTAACTCGGGCTCAAGCCGACAGAGCAGCACGGAGACTGACTATAGTCGCTATAGTAACTGGAGCAGCACTGACTCAGGTCGCTATAGCAACGACCCCCGACCCTGGAGCAGCACAGACTCAGACTCTGCCTATCAGAGGCCAAACCCCGCCCCCAAGGCCCGACCAGCCAATCACAGCTGGGACGCACGAGGTAGAAAATAATCTAATTTAATTGAACTACGATCCTGATCCTTTTCCATGTACTTTaatgtctcccttctctccctttcccacctTATCTCCCTTTCccaccttctctcatcctctctccctttcccacctTATCTCCCATTCctaccttctctcatcctctctccctttcccaccttctctcctcctctctcccttttccaccttctctcctcctctctccctttcccaccttctctccctctctcccttcccacctctctcctcctctctcttttcccaccttctctcctcctctcatcctctttccCACCTTCTCTCATCCTTCCCCTTTCccaccttctctcatcctctctccctttcccaccttctctcatcctctctccctttcccaccttctctcatcctctctcctttcccaccttctctcatcctctctccctttcccaccttctctcatcctccttttcccaccttctctcctcctctttttcccaccttctctccctttcccaccttctctcctcctttccctttcccaccttctctcctcctctctctctttcccaacttctctcatcttctctctctttcccaccttctctcatcctctctccctttcccaccttctctcatcctctctccctttcccaccttctctcctcctctctctctttcccaccttctctcctcctctctccctttcccaccttctctcctcctctctctctttcccaccttctctcctcctctctccctttcccaccttctctccctttcccaccttctctcatcctctctccctttcccaccttctctcctcctctctccctttcccaccttctctcatcctctctccctttcccaccttctctcctcctctctccctttcccaccttctctccctttcccaccttctctcctcctctctccctttcccaccttctctcctcctctctccctttcccaccttctctccctttcccaccttctctcctcctctctctctttcccaccttctctcatcctctctctctttcccaccttctctcatcctctctctctttcccaccttctctcctcctctctccctttcccaccttctctcctcctctctccctttcccaccttctctcctcctctctctctttcccaccttctctcctcctctctccctttccctcctcctctctccctttcccatcttctctcctcctctctccctttccctcctcctctccccctttcccaccttctctcctcctttctcactTTACCTcatctgtcatctgtctctctgtatctctctctcccagatgACCATGCCCCCACCACAGGCTCCAACTACCTCACGGTGCCCATGGAGAATGGGATTCCACCAGGAAGTATATTACTGAACCCacatacaggtacacacacacacacacatacacatacatgtatatgtgAAAAGGGATTTGTGAGTTTAACCTTGACCTCTAACCCCAGGCCAGCCCTTCTTGAACCCAGACGGAAGTCCTGCCATCTACAACCCCCCAGACCCCCAGCAGCCAACAAGAAGCCAGCCTCAGCAGCAGGCCCCTCTGCCGCAGCAGCCAATGGCTGGCCACACAGTCCCTCAGGTAAAACACTGATTGCACAGTAACCAAATAGATTTTGAATACAAATACAACAATCTACCTATTCATTAGTTATACTAAATGTATAAACAGTCCTGTCCATGCAACCCGATTGGCCAAATTGTGTTCCAGCCGTGTCGATAATAGCAATAAACAGAGCCTGTTTTTGTAATAGAAGACTGGCAATAACAATGCTTTCTCTCAGGTGGTTCAATATTCGTCCGTCTCTTATCCTCCCCAGCAGTTGCAATACTCTACGGTACTAAGTTTTTTCATGCATGTGTTTTTGTGGATATAACAGTGTATGAATGAACAGTATAAATGTATtatgtctgtctgcgtgtctttATTAACATGTTCTCTGTGGTCCTCAGAGCGAGGACCTGTCGTCTCAGTTTGGTCACATGACTGTGAGCTGTCAGCCATTGGGGGAAGCTCCGTCTCTATACCCTCCCTTAGCCTCTCCCACACAGAGTTATGTCTATACcgcacctccccctcctcacaaCCCCCCCAGCTACTGCCAACCCCCTCCAACTCAGGTAGGAATAACACAACACAATCATAATAGAATGGTAGAACAGAATAATAGAATAGTCCCATGTGTTGACATGATGTTGAACTCTGTACTGTAGGTGCCTGTGTATTACTACTCTACTACTCAGTATCCTACCTCAGCACCCCAAAGACCTGCCACACCTACCCAGGCCATACAGCCTACaggtacgtacgtgtgtgtgtgtgtgtgtgtgtgtgtgtgtgtgcgtgcgtgcggcaGTAGGGAGGGGGGCCGTTACACTGTAAGAGATGTAGTCTGAGGTCTCACAGTGAACCGGTCTCTTTTCCTGCTGCTTCTACTCTACAGAGAGATGCTGATTAGCTGGTAGTCCTCCATTTGTCAGATATTACAGCAAATGATACAGCTTTGAATTAGCTTTAAACAAACAAGCAAATGATTGATGTTTTATGAATAATCTGCTGGGCGtttatctgtatatctgtctctgtgtgtatttgtAGGTTACTCTCCTGTCGTAGCCAATCAGCAGCAGACCTACCAGGGGATGATGAGTTTGCAGCTGCCTCAGAGCCAAGCCCAAAGATTGCTGGGTTCTTATCCACCTGGCTCCTCCCACCCATGTGGTGTAACACAGGTAACCATgacaaccacagtgtcatatacTCAGGGGCCATtgtattaggtacaccaccctgttcacgGAAATGGTGAGCTCCTACAGTGAGTCACGTAGCTGTGGCTTGctgtataaagcaggcagacaggcatcgaagCATTCAGTAACTgtttgattgaacgttagaattgGCAAAACGAGTGGCCCAAGTGATTTTGAGCATGGTATCAGAGTCGGTGCCAGACGCGCCGGTTttagtatctcagaaacggacTCCTGCGTTTTTCACGTTTGACAGTatctagggtttacagagaatggtgccacaaacaaaaacatccagtcagcggcagtcctgtgggcgaaaacagctcctTGGTGAGAGTACAACAGTGGTATGTAAAACGGCACCTCAGAACGCACTTGTCGGACCTTGTCACGGattggctattgcagcagacgaccacacctggtactactcctatcagctaaaaacaagaagagcTGGCTCAAGTGGTGACGCAATCACcaactggacaattgaggagtggaaaaacattgcctggttcGACGAATCCAGGTTTCTGTTGCGTCATACCAATGGAAGAGCCAGgctttggcgtaagcagcatgagtccatggcccatcctgcctggtgtcaacggtacaggctggtggtgggggtgtaaTGGTGTGGAAGGTCAAATGTCTGCAggatgactgtaagtcgctttggataaaagcgtctgctaaatggcttatATTAGACCAAATGAGCAACAtttccatgccctgaagaattccggctgttctggaggcaaaggggggtccggcctggtactagatgggtgtacctaataaactgaccacAGTAATTCCTCAGTGTTGAATTAAAGTTGCAGTGTTGTCAGGCTACTAATCAAATCTGTGCCTAAATTGAATCTCTCCCTCAGGGTGGTGTGGGGGTATCGTACCCCCAGACTGGTCTCATGTCGCGGGGTGAGGGGGGTTACTGCTGCATGGTATCTCCAACCTGTCCCCCTGGTCccataccccctccccctctacacACCGGCTGCCATGCCTCCAGCTGTAGCAACATCAGCAGCCAGGGGTGGGCGGGAAAATACTAACACGCCCCCACCCAACCTAAACTTACATAACCGCCACACATACGCCCCCACCCAACCTAAACTTACATAacccctacacatacacacacttgacCTCCCTTCCCCCCCACCTCCACTTGCACAACCCCACCGGACTGTGTTGATTGAGATGCAACCAGTGTTCaagctgttacacacacacagtataccacAGGCAATGTATTGTGCCAAACCTGTATCAGAGGTACTGTACTGATTTAAAAGCATCATTTATATACTCCAGTTGAGTTTTGTATGGATATGAAATGATTATATATATGTATTGTAGTGTTTGAGCAGAATAAACTGATGTGGCTGCTTTGACAGGTCACCTTTCTAACGGCTGTGGTCTCTTTCACATTGAGTATTTGATCTGATTTTCTAATCTACACACTGCTGACATTGTTAGCATTGATTGTATCACAATTATTAAATTGTTGAacggatgttttttttttttgatagATCCAGAATGTAATTCACAGAGAGCAATCTATAACAAGTCTTACACTTatgaaaaatataaaacgcaacatgtaaaagatcccagatattttccatttatctctcaaattttgtgcacatttatttacatccctgttagtgagcttttctcctttgccaagataattaatCGATCTGAcaggtggcatatcaagaagctgattaaacagcattatcattacacaggtgtaccttgtgctggggacaataaaaggccactgtaaaatttgcagttgtcacacaacacaatgccaccgatgtctcaagttgagggagcatgcaattgacatGACTGCAGAAATTGAatgctaatttctctaccataagccacctccaacaccattttagagaatttggtagtacgttcAACCGgcatcacaactgcagaccaaaTTTATGGCATTGTGTTGGTGAGTGGTTTGACGATGTCAACATTGTgtacagagtgccccatggtggtggtggggttatggtatgggcaggcataagctacggacaacaaacacaattgcatcttATTGATGCCAATTTGAGATCTGAAGGCCCATttttgtgccattcatctgcagCCATCACCTCATTtttttagcatgataatgcacaaccccatgtcgcaaggatttctacacaattcctggaagctgaaaatgtcccagttcttccatggcctgcatactcaccagacatgtcatccattgagcatgtttgggatgctcaggATCGACAGTGtcttccagttcccgccaatatcaagGAACTTCACACAGctgttgaagaggagtgggacaacattccacaggccacagcctgatcaactctatgagaaggagatgtgtcacgctgcatgaggcagactggttttctgatatacacccctaccttttaaggtatctgtgaccaacagatgaatATTTGTATttccagtcgtgaaatccatagattagggcctaatgaattgatttcaattgacagatttccttatgaactaacTCAGTGAAATtgatgcatgttgcatttatatatatatttcagtatATTTACACCTTTTGTTGTGGTCCTGTCTCCAAAGTCTTGTCTTCACTCTTAAGGGTCCATCGAGAATTTAGTGGTTGTGGGATAGTATGATCTGTAGTAGATGAGGACACCCACTACCATAATAACCACTGCTGTCCATTTTGCAGAAAGGAAAAGAGTGATGTGAGGTTTAAAAAAAGACAAAACCACTCTATTAAGACATTTCGTGTGGCAATTTTTTAGTTCACCCTTTCTGCTCagtatctgtctttctctccctcactcactctcatGGTCGCCAtcactaactctctctcacacacacatacacacaaaccttTACTGATGCAACATGGTCAATGATGAGACAAACACAAATTGATAAAACACACACGTTCTGCTTGGCTTCTGTCAGTGCAGGGGAGACACCTCACAACTCCCCTCCCCCCGTCTTTCAAAATGCAAAGGGATGTAAGCTGTCTGCTTGGCAATTTGGCTTCATGGCACCCTACAGGTGGCCAGTCGGCATTGGTGAGTATAGCCCAGGAAGTGACCCAGGAACACAAACACTGCCATCTATTTCCATAAAAGGACATAATACACACCACAGTATTGAAGTAAGCAAAGCAAAACTTAGTATACGTGACCGACCAAAGGGGTTATCATCCTCATTGTCACTAGTTTCAGCAGTTAACAATTTGgataactctcacacacacaccctcacacactcactcacaggagAGGAATGTATTTTTCAGTTTCCATGATCTTTAATAAAAAGGCAGCCATAGTGAGATGAGTCAGTGAGTCTATTGGTATAGAGACAGAAAGCATTAAAACACAGAATACAAGCCCTAGATAGGCCTGGAGGTGAAACAGATCTATCGAAATACTCAACCTAGATAGATCTGTCTTTACTCCTGACCTATCACAGTAGATTCTACTTTTAGTAACGTCACTCATCATCATAGCGTCACTCAAGTAAGTCTAACGCTCTAAACATGTCACCATAGTAATGCACCACACCCaccccctatacacacacacactctcacacacacactgccccaaagGGTTCTCCCCCTTTAGAACCGGAGTCATGGTCTAGTCCTCTAGAACAAGGTTGAGCTGGTGGACCATTCAGGTTATATTTTCCCTCTCTGAGATGAACCACCCTCCCATCGCCAATAACCTTATCTGAGACTAGAAGACTTGGGGTACCTCCCCAAGCTAATACCTACACTTCAGCTCAGAGGACCAACACAGTCTCGTGGCACGCAGACAAACTGGGTTCAAACCCTGGGCTTCCCCTCTCTCAGAGCAAGCTGGGGTTCTCCAATTCTAGCAGGTCTCTAGTACAGACCAAccagagcagagggaggagtCCACATGTGTGCAAGTGTGTTTATAGGGATGTGTTCACTTGGGCCCAAaattaatctgtctctctccacacacacacacacagacacagacacacacacacaaactaactaCAAAGGAAAAGTTCACAGGTATTTAAATATTCAGGGTTAAAAGAAAATATGAATTGGTATAAGTTAGCTTATAACGTTAATATATAAATCACAACTAATGTTTAAAGGGCTAATTAAAAAGGAGCATGCAGAACACCTCTCCTGTGTGTCAAAGGGCAAAACACAGCCATCTTGGCTCTGGTCTTGGCTGCTCTCAGATACAAAATGAAcacctgtcctaaacacacagacTAGGAGCAGGTCAGGGagcaagtgagtgtgtgtgcatacaggtggctcaaagacacacatacaccctTTACCTCTCCATTGGACAAACTAACTGAGTGGTCAACAGAATTCAAAACTCACATTCACATCTTTGGAACACGCGCGGACCATCCTGCTTTGGTtggtacaatgcattcggaaagtattcagaccccttgattttttaaaaacattttattacatccttattctaaaatggattaaatttaaaaatgtcctcatcaatctacacacaataccccaaaatgacaaaagtgaaaacagttttttttttttttaagtttgcattttttttttttaataataccttattacataaatattcagaccctttgctatgagactcaaaactgagctcaggtgcatcccatttccattgatcatccttgagatgtttctacaacttggagtccacctgtggtaaattcatttgattggacatgatttggaaaagcacacacctgtctatataaggtcccacagttgacagtgcatgtcagagcaaaaaccaagccatatgaggtcaaaggaattgtccgtagagctctgagacaggattgtgccaaggcacagatctggggaagggtaccaaaacatttctgcagcattgaaggtctccaagaacacatcatcattcttaaatgggagaagtttggaaccaccaagactgttccaagagctggccacctggccaaactgagcattcgggggagaagggccttggtcagggaggtgactaagaacccgattggagctctatcagagggagaaccttccagaaggacagccatctctgcagcactccaccaatcaggcctttatggtagaatggccagacagaaaccactcctcaggaaaaggcaccTAACAGCCCATTTGCCTAAAGGACTCAGaacttgagaaacaagattctctggtctgatgaaaccaaaattgaactctttggcccgaatgccaagagtcacgtttGGAAGAAACCTGAAACCATCtgtggcagggattgggagattattcaggatcgaggaaaagatgaacggagcaaagtacagtgagatccttgatgaaaacctgctccagagcttgaaatgatctgcagagaagaatggtgagaaaccccccaaatacaggtgtgccaagcttgtagcgtcatacccaagaattaagggtgtaatcgctgccaaaggtgtttcaacgaagtactgagtaaagggtctgaatacttatgtaaatgtgctatttcagtttttatttataataacatttctaaacatgtttttagtttgtcattatggggtattgtgtgtagaataattattttagaataaggctgtaacataacaaaatgtggaaaggggtctgaatactttccgaatgcactgtatgtgctaCCTTAGGCTCAGGTGTCACCACCGAGTCCATAGCAacaacaccctctctcccctagcaACATCCCCGTCTCCATAGGAAGAATCATGTCAGTCTCTACAGACGAATTCCCCTGGCAACACCACCTTGTCTTCATAGCAACAATGAAAGCACCCCAAGTTAGGGTTCTATAAAACTCTCAGAAGTATGTCAGCCAgtggtatgtgtgtctgtgtaaagagGTATCAGTGGTTCAGTGGTGTATCACTTTAATCTCAAACTTCAggggctctccctctctccctcttcacaagctctccctctctttgttctcctccccccttcctctacccctctttcgggtcttctctcccccttcctctacccctctctcggtcctctctcccccttcctctacacctctctcggtcctctctccccctccctctacccctctctcggtccgtcctctctccccctccctctctctccccctccctctctctccccttcctctctcccctcccctccctccccttcccgtCTATTTCTGGATCTGGAAGATGAAGAGTCGAAGGTTGATGTTCTTGGCAGCCAGTAGTTTGTTACACTCCACAGAGTCGGTGATGGGCAGGGGGACGTAGTCTGTCTCGTTGGTGTCGTTGCTGAACGCGTGGTGGTGGATCACAGGCTTGATCCTCACGTCATCGTACGGACCTTTCAACAGCAGGAAGGAACACTCTATAGCGGAGTTcacctacagagaggaggagggttagcgagaaagagtgtgtgtgagtgtgtgtacgtcAGTGAGTGTGTACCTTGCTCTTGAGGATGAGCTGGAAGGAGAGGGTGCGTTTGCAGGAGAGGTTAGGGTTGCGTTCAGAGTCATTGACCCTGGCCTTCAGAACCCAGGTTTGGTTCAACACGGTGAAACGAGGAGTCTCATAGTACAGACGGGTTATAAAGTCATCGGTGCGGTACGGCCGGAACTGGACCTCTgcgcaggggagagggaggggagggatgaatTAGAGAGATCCATGTTTCCtatgtgtgtgactggtccttcaAGAACGATAGGAACGATTGTCCTGGTGGTCAGGTACGGTGTGTAAGACAGTGCGTACTGTGTACCTAGCCTACCTGTGAAGCCAATCTTCTCGTAACAGAGCAGGGAGAATATGGAGTTGTAAAGGGTTAGTTCTCTGCGGTGGCTCTGGTCCATCTCCCCCAAGATGCCCATCAGCTCTGTGCCAGTCTTGGTGGGGTGGCAGCACTCCTCCTCGTGGGCCGGCAGCTCGTGGAACGGCCCCTTCCATGGGCAGCCAATCCGCTTGTACTTACACTGTGTCACCCTGGCAACATATCAGGAGGTAGGAGTTTAGGGCCAATCATAAGGAGGAATAAGACCATAAGCAAATTTGTTTTGTGTCTATCAGCCAGTCCCAAATTGCTTCCTACCCTTCCCCCTTGGTCCAACCCCCTAGTTTCTGCAGATCTGTAAGGTGGAAGGAATATGGTACAATCTCCACCACTGCACCGCTTATACCCATCACCCTATAGATCTACAAAgatcccctccctccccaaggcCTAAGCAAACCACGTTTCTACAAATACATTGtaggtccccacgaggatagaaaaacaaagtgtgtgtgtgaataccaATGAGGTGAGTACCTGTCTTGACACTCCTCTCTCTGGTGCCTCTCTAGGCTGGAGCGAGGGAACTGTTTGAGACAGAAGGGGCAGTCTGTGGGCAGCTCACTCACAGCCTtctctacagccaggttcctacaACACAGGGACTTACTGATCTCACACCTAAAGGGAGAAGGGGGGGGGTAATCAATCAACCAGTCAATCCAATTATATTTGTATAGAGACGCGGTTACTAATCTCACACTTAAAACAGAGTCACCTAAATCAGTCAATCACTCACTCAATTCAACTGTATTTATAAACTGTGTGTACAGACCTGCAGTTAGGACACGTGGCCTGCTCCTCTTTCAGACGAGAGTCAGCCAGCAGGTGGATGAAACAGCCAGCACACATCAGGTGACCGTTGGTGCACTGTAGagcagagaggaaagggttaatgtaggtgtgtttggtgtgtccatactgtggaTAGTCGTCTTTATAAATCCGTGTTCATACGCTATACAGAAATGCATagtacagagagacacacaggtgtgtgtatgtttgtgaatGGCCATCTTTTCTAACCAGTCTTTGGGGGTGGGGAGAGCAGGTGTTATTTGAGGGCATACTACTCAGTACCAAACCACAGTAATGACACAGGTGTAAACTGGGTGTGAGGCAGGCAGTTCATTCAGTGTTACATGCAGATGTGTTGGGGTTTGCCTATTCCTAACTCCTAGGGGGCAGCCTGGGATCCACACATCTGTATCTGTTCATGTCTTGTTGTTGGCTAATCTGAATAGAATCGGCAGCCATTTCAGACACCTAGCTATCTACATCCAGATGATTTATAGATCAGATCATCTCTGCACTGCGCTGAGCTCTGGCTAACCCTCCTGAACAAGTTAGCTACAGAGTTAACGTAGCTGCTAGGCTGCGGCCCTGGGCCCTACAACTCTTCGCCTATCGTTACAGTCCATGACAGGTGGTGCTCAGTCTACAAACTGTCTTCAACCCCCACTTCTTGCCTGACAgcctagttagctaactaacagaCATGTTAGTTATGCTTACTTCATACGAAGTTAGCTAGCATTGACAAGAGGGCCAAAGTCAGTAGGCCAGGCGTGTTTGTGACAGTATTTACCTGATACACGGAGGCTTTGGGCAGGTCTAGGCATACAGTGCAGCACAGGACTGAATACAGCCTCTCTTCCAGCTTTCCCGACTCTCCCTCCGGCAGTCTCATCCGCTTCTTGGGCGGCGGCTCGTCCGGATCCGACTCGGGACcgagcccctctcctctccggaTGCTCACCTCCTCCTGCATAGACGGCCCCCCGACGACTGCCTCCAGGGCTGCCCCCACCGCCACAACACCCAGGCCGCCTGAGGAGGAGCCTGGGGTGGCCGCGACGCCCACCTCTCCCCGCTCTTCCACCGAGGACATGGTGGGTGGTGGTGATTGTcagacgttagctagctacccgTCACAAATGTTACCTAGCTGGCAGGTTTAACGTCACAGGCAAGGGAAAACCAAGCCACCCAGCTCAGGGTCAGTTGGCTAGCTAGATAGCGTGCCTGTTCGTAGGCAATGTTACGCAATAACGCGCTTGGAATTTAGAATCACGAACCCTCGCGTAACGTTCTGGAATATCCTAAATTGTTATTTGATGATCGTTTTTTTGTAGATGGATATTTAGCGATGTTGGCAGGTAGGCGAAATTCAGCTAGCTACTAGGCTATAGGTATCAAGCTCACAAAACACTCCAGTTCTCTCCGCTGTCTAGCTATAACAAAACACCCCGTCAGATGTTTTTGTGTTGTCCATTATTTTATTTGCCGTGCCAGCGCGTGAGCGGACGTTCAGCAACTGCCCGGTTTGGCAGATCGGTTAATGGCTTTACCCCTGTACCAGCTCACTATCCACCGGCCCCCGGGAAGTGTCAGTTTTGGAAAAGGCAGAGATATGTTCAGACAGTTCGCTGGGACTACTCTCTAACTACACAGCCATCTTTGTTTTTCTCCTGTCCGGACGGtcgcctcctcctctccccgacTTCACTACACCCTAGCTCGGCGCTAAGTATTTCCGATCCTTACTGGTGTTACTCAGCCAAGGTCACAAAAAAACTAAGCCCGAGTTTCGGAGAAACTGtcaatattttgccagtagctgTTATGGCCTTTCTTGCCAGTCCCTGGGCTGCATCGCGGATTGGCTATCAGTGGAATGTTTTGTTGTATCAGATGACTTGGGGGGGGAGATTGTGGATGCGCATGCGTAGTGGCTGTCTGCAGGGTCAGCGTGGTCGGACCAGTGACTGAATATACTGGTAGGATAAATTTAACTAAAATGGAGCACGTCACCTCACCAGCATGGCGTCACCTTCCTGGACACAGCCAGAAATGGCCAGACACATCATGCTACCAGAAAACCCTTGGTTGACCCTGCCCCTGCACAATATACACTGTGCAAATCATGAAGAACACCTTGTAATATTGTGTTGTACTTGTActcctccttttgccctcagaacagcctcaatttgttggggcatggactctacaaggtgtcgaaagcgttacGTGGCGATGCTGGCATATGTTGACTTCAATGCgtcacacagttgtgtcaa
This window contains:
- the arpp21 gene encoding cAMP-regulated phosphoprotein 21 isoform X1, translating into MRQFSERMSEAIVPESSGLRSCNELYPSALPSSPPLSTEDECHHDNRKVEQQKPVSNQGQPARRRTKAKGRLVRSMAVCEESFPPSPPDTTQDSQSSVEDTMLPGCHDNEEEEQSKEPNVPTLIISDTSQEYTDSTGIDLHQFIITTLNSNPRDRMMLLKLEQDMIDFITDNGPYKKFPHMSSYHRMLVHRVAAYFGMEHNVDQTGKSVIINSTSNTRIPEQRFMDYVQEERGEETQWRTILKRDNAEDNQARLHPLREERRSKSMEEREEEYQRARERIFNQEPACPQETRSIEDGSPHAATQRRQLFRGTRGNSGSSRQSSTETDYSRYSNWSSTDSGRYSNDPRPWSSTDSDSAYQRPNPAPKARPANHSWDARDDHAPTTGSNYLTVPMENGIPPGSILLNPHTGQPFLNPDGSPAIYNPPDPQQPTRSQPQQQAPLPQQPMAGHTVPQVVQYSSVSYPPQQLQYSTSEDLSSQFGHMTVSCQPLGEAPSLYPPLASPTQSYVYTAPPPPHNPPSYCQPPPTQVPVYYYSTTQYPTSAPQRPATPTQAIQPTGYSPVVANQQQTYQGMMSLQLPQSQAQRLLGSYPPGSSHPCGVTQGGVGVSYPQTGLMSRGEGGYCCMVSPTCPPGPIPPPPLHTGCHASSCSNISSQGWAGKY
- the arpp21 gene encoding cAMP-regulated phosphoprotein 21 isoform X2, producing the protein MSEAIVPESSGLRSCNELYPSALPSSPPLSTEDECHHDNRKVEQQKPVSNQGQPARRRTKAKGRLVRSMAVCEESFPPSPPDTTQDSQSSVEDTMLPGCHDNEEEEQSKEPNVPTLIISDTSQEYTDSTGIDLHQFIITTLNSNPRDRMMLLKLEQDMIDFITDNGPYKKFPHMSSYHRMLVHRVAAYFGMEHNVDQTGKSVIINSTSNTRIPEQRFMDYVQEERGEETQWRTILKRDNAEDNQARLHPLREERRSKSMEEREEEYQRARERIFNQEPACPQETRSIEDGSPHAATQRRQLFRGTRGNSGSSRQSSTETDYSRYSNWSSTDSGRYSNDPRPWSSTDSDSAYQRPNPAPKARPANHSWDARDDHAPTTGSNYLTVPMENGIPPGSILLNPHTGQPFLNPDGSPAIYNPPDPQQPTRSQPQQQAPLPQQPMAGHTVPQVVQYSSVSYPPQQLQYSTSEDLSSQFGHMTVSCQPLGEAPSLYPPLASPTQSYVYTAPPPPHNPPSYCQPPPTQVPVYYYSTTQYPTSAPQRPATPTQAIQPTGYSPVVANQQQTYQGMMSLQLPQSQAQRLLGSYPPGSSHPCGVTQGGVGVSYPQTGLMSRGEGGYCCMVSPTCPPGPIPPPPLHTGCHASSCSNISSQGWAGKY
- the cyhr1 gene encoding cysteine and histidine-rich protein 1 isoform X2; protein product: MSSVEERGEVGVAATPGSSSGGLGVVAVGAALEAVVGGPSMQEEVSIRRGEGLGPESDPDEPPPKKRMRLPEGESGKLEERLYSVLCCTVCLDLPKASVYQCTNGHLMCAGCFIHLLADSRLKEEQATCPNCRCEISKSLCCRNLAVEKAVSELPTDCPFCLKQFPRSSLERHQREECQDRVTQCKYKRIGCPWKGPFHELPAHEEECCHPTKTGTELMGILGEMDQSHRRELTLYNSIFSLLCYEKIGFTEVQFRPYRTDDFITRLYYETPRFTVLNQTWVLKARVNDSERNPNLSCKRTLSFQLILKSKVNSAIECSFLLLKGPYDDVRIKPVIHHHAFSNDTNETDYVPLPITDSVECNKLLAAKNINLRLFIFQIQK
- the cyhr1 gene encoding cysteine and histidine-rich protein 1 isoform X1, coding for MSSVEERGEVGVAATPGSSSGGLGVVAVGAALEAVVGGPSMQEEVSIRRGEGLGPESDPDEPPPKKRMRLPEGESGKLEERLYSVLCCTVCLDLPKASVYQCTNGHLMCAGCFIHLLADSRLKEEQATCPNCRCEISKSLCCRNLAVEKAVSELPTDCPFCLKQFPRSSLERHQREECQDRVTQCKYKRIGCPWKGPFHELPAHEEECCHPTKTGTELMGILGEMDQSHRRELTLYNSIFSLLCYEKIGFTGRLEVQFRPYRTDDFITRLYYETPRFTVLNQTWVLKARVNDSERNPNLSCKRTLSFQLILKSKVNSAIECSFLLLKGPYDDVRIKPVIHHHAFSNDTNETDYVPLPITDSVECNKLLAAKNINLRLFIFQIQK